A DNA window from Linepithema humile isolate Giens D197 chromosome 6, Lhum_UNIL_v1.0, whole genome shotgun sequence contains the following coding sequences:
- the LOC105674753 gene encoding DIS3-like exonuclease 2 isoform X1, protein MQEILKNQTSHNVQYVKGNLHVKPTSFKYPNHSYLDMEDKKEHDLLMIGSYNRNRAFDRDLVVACINPEYAWISYPKGKIQKTGRIVCILEKVHPRTAVGCLIKRNGLVLLRPRDLKIPMIIINPKSLVRFHFMVPELYETNKTLFENYLILVSIDSWKQEKYASGKILSIVGKVGEIEVELRTILLENNLDISPYKEELLKGLPGSDYVLTDSDLQDREDWRHECIFTIDSATAVDIDNAISCKVLGNGNYEIGVHISDVTHYLEFLSQLDVEVSKRATTIYMPHKAYHMLPEELIQLCSLAAGKDKLAFSVIWEMTPEAKIVKNRFAKTVIRSCCQMSYESAQAMIDNPEKLWPTDFLDIKGDHTISTLSDIINRLFKLSIQLQKIRFSNGALRLDQPKLQISIDDNLSKKHRFPMPTNFYLLEKKDSNSLVEEFMWQANITVATHLHTAIPETALLRIHRNPNMRNLKTVVDLLQRFGIPLDIETAGALQTSIHHFNPEYNPAVNDRMNSVTTVVIHMCLKTMLRAEYVCASAISPSDLKHYALNVPLYTHFTSPIRRYADCITHRLLHATIADKPLPKKWTVELCSKIAANCNVKKHSAQLAQEQSIELFFTYIIGRADAFEISGIVSYLKEDNIEVMLCNIGAKFKIDLLEIEYTTATINYSMDYVPTLTINWKKPSKTQVIKLFSLVRIRLEKISEELRLKATFVRPI, encoded by the exons ATGCAggaaattttgaagaatcaaACATCAcataatgtacaatatgtaAAAGGGAATCTGCATGTAAAGCCCACTTCTTTTAAGTATCCAAACCATTCGTATTTAGATATGGAGGATAAAAAAGAGCACGATTTGTTAATGATTGGTTCATATAATAGAAATCGAGCCTTTGACAGAGATTTAGTTGTAGCATGTATAAATCCTGAATATGCATGGATCAGCTATCCCAAgggaaaaatacaaaagactGGTAGAATTGTTTGTATATTAGAAAAGGTACATCCTAGAACAGCAGTCGGTTGtttaataaagagaaatggaCTTGTGTTGCTACGACcaagagatttaaaaataccAATGATTATCATAAATCCTAAATCACTAGTGCGTTTCCATTTTATGGTACCAGAACTTTATGAGACGAACAAAACACTTtttgagaattatttaattctcgtTAGTATTGATTCATGGaagcaagaaaaatatgcatCTGG gaAAATTCTTTCAATAGTGGGTAAAGTAGGTGAAATAGAAGTGGAATTACGAACAATAttacttgaaaataatttagatatatcACCATATAAAGAAGAATTATTGAAAGGTCTTCCAGGCAGTGATTATGTATTAACGGATTCTGACCTACAAGATAGAGAGGATTGGAGACATGAATGCATTTTTACGATAGATTCTGCAACAGCTGTTGATATAGACAATGCTATTTCTTGTAAAGTTTTGGGCAATGGAAACTAtgaa attggAGTACATATATCAGACGTCACacattatttagaatttctttCTCAATTAGATGTTGAAGTGTCTAAACGAGCTACTACTATTTATATGCCACATAAAGCTTATCACATGTTACCGGAGGAATTAATTCAACTTTGTTCTTTAGCAGCTGGAAAAGATAAATTAGCTTTTTCTGTAATATGGGAAATGACTCCAGAAGCtaaaatcgtgaaaaatcGTTTTGCGAAAACTGTAATAAGGTCGTGCTGTCAAATGTCCTATGAGTCGGCACAAGCTATGATTGACAATCCAGAAAAATTGTGGCCTACAGattttcttgatataaaagGAGATCATACAATATCGACATTATCTGACATAATAAACAGATTATTCAAGCTATCCATTCAGCTGCAAAAAATACGATTTAGTAATGGTGCACTTAGATTAGACCAACCAAAGTTACAAATATCTATAGACGATAATCTCAGTAAAAAACATCGCTTTCCAATGcctacaaatttttatctgttggaaaaaaaagatagcaaCAG cCTTGTAGAAGAATTTATGTGGCAAGCAAATATAACAGTAGCTACACATTTGCACACAGCAATTCCAGAAACAGCTTTATTACGTATTCATAGAAATCCAAATATGCGAAATCTTAAGACAGTTGTTGATTTGTTGCAAAGGTTTGGAATTCCTTTGGATATTGAAACAGCTGGAGCTTTACAGACTAGCATCCATCATTTCAATCCAGAATATAATCCTGCAGTAAACGATCGTATGAATTCTGTTACGACGGttgttatacatatgtgtTTAAAGACAATGCTG cgTGCGGAATACGTATGTGCCTCTGCCATTTCTCCGAgtgatttaaaacattatgcATTAAATGTGCCGCTTTACACACACTTCACTTCTCCTATACGAAGGTATGCTGACTGTATAACTCACCGTTTGCTTCATGCAACGATCGCGGATAAACCTTTGCCAAAGAAATGGACAGTTGAATTGTGTTCCAA AATTGCAGCCAATTGCAATGTGAAGAAACACAGTGCTCAATTAGCTCAAGAACAGAGCATCGAGTTGttctttacatatataataggTCGTGCAGATGCCTTTGAAATTTCAGGTATTGTATCATATCTGAAGGAGGACAATATAGAAGTCATGCTTTGTAATATtggtgcaaaatttaaaatagatctTTTAGAAATAGAATATACCACTGccacaataaattattctatggATTATGTACCAACACTAACTATTAATTGGAAGAAACCGTCCAAAACGCAG GTCATCAAATTGTTTAGTTTGGTACGTATACGTCTAGAAAAAATTAGCGAAGAATTACGTTTGAAGGCAACCTTTGTGCGACCAATATAA
- the LOC105674753 gene encoding DIS3-like exonuclease 2 isoform X3 yields the protein MQEILKNQTSHNVQYVKGNLHVKPTSFKYPNHSYLDMEDKKEHDLLMIGSYNRNRAFDRDLVVACINPEYAWISYPKGKIQKTGRIVCILEKVHPRTAVGCLIKRNGLVLLRPRDLKIPMIIINPKSLVRFHFMVPELYETNKTLFENYLILVSIDSWKQEKYASGKILSIVGKVGEIEVELRTILLENNLDISPYKEELLKGLPGSDYVLTDSDLQDREDWRHECIFTIDSATAVDIDNAISCKVLGNGNYEIGVHISDVTHYLEFLSQLDVEVSKRATTIYMPHKAYHMLPEELIQLCSLAAGKDKLAFSVIWEMTPEAKIVKNRFAKTVIRSCCQMSYESAQAMIDNPEKLWPTDFLDIKGDHTISTLSDIINRLFKLSIQLQKIRFSNGALRLDQPKLQISIDDNLSKKHRFPMPTNFYLLEKKDSNSLVEEFMWQANITVATHLHTAIPETALLRIHRNPNMRNLKTVVDLLQRFGIPLDIETAGALQTSIHHFNPEYNPAVNDRMNSVTTVVIHMCLKTMLRAEYVCASAISPSDLKHYALNVPLYTHFTSPIRRYADCITHRLLHATIADKPLPKKWTVELCSNFNL from the exons ATGCAggaaattttgaagaatcaaACATCAcataatgtacaatatgtaAAAGGGAATCTGCATGTAAAGCCCACTTCTTTTAAGTATCCAAACCATTCGTATTTAGATATGGAGGATAAAAAAGAGCACGATTTGTTAATGATTGGTTCATATAATAGAAATCGAGCCTTTGACAGAGATTTAGTTGTAGCATGTATAAATCCTGAATATGCATGGATCAGCTATCCCAAgggaaaaatacaaaagactGGTAGAATTGTTTGTATATTAGAAAAGGTACATCCTAGAACAGCAGTCGGTTGtttaataaagagaaatggaCTTGTGTTGCTACGACcaagagatttaaaaataccAATGATTATCATAAATCCTAAATCACTAGTGCGTTTCCATTTTATGGTACCAGAACTTTATGAGACGAACAAAACACTTtttgagaattatttaattctcgtTAGTATTGATTCATGGaagcaagaaaaatatgcatCTGG gaAAATTCTTTCAATAGTGGGTAAAGTAGGTGAAATAGAAGTGGAATTACGAACAATAttacttgaaaataatttagatatatcACCATATAAAGAAGAATTATTGAAAGGTCTTCCAGGCAGTGATTATGTATTAACGGATTCTGACCTACAAGATAGAGAGGATTGGAGACATGAATGCATTTTTACGATAGATTCTGCAACAGCTGTTGATATAGACAATGCTATTTCTTGTAAAGTTTTGGGCAATGGAAACTAtgaa attggAGTACATATATCAGACGTCACacattatttagaatttctttCTCAATTAGATGTTGAAGTGTCTAAACGAGCTACTACTATTTATATGCCACATAAAGCTTATCACATGTTACCGGAGGAATTAATTCAACTTTGTTCTTTAGCAGCTGGAAAAGATAAATTAGCTTTTTCTGTAATATGGGAAATGACTCCAGAAGCtaaaatcgtgaaaaatcGTTTTGCGAAAACTGTAATAAGGTCGTGCTGTCAAATGTCCTATGAGTCGGCACAAGCTATGATTGACAATCCAGAAAAATTGTGGCCTACAGattttcttgatataaaagGAGATCATACAATATCGACATTATCTGACATAATAAACAGATTATTCAAGCTATCCATTCAGCTGCAAAAAATACGATTTAGTAATGGTGCACTTAGATTAGACCAACCAAAGTTACAAATATCTATAGACGATAATCTCAGTAAAAAACATCGCTTTCCAATGcctacaaatttttatctgttggaaaaaaaagatagcaaCAG cCTTGTAGAAGAATTTATGTGGCAAGCAAATATAACAGTAGCTACACATTTGCACACAGCAATTCCAGAAACAGCTTTATTACGTATTCATAGAAATCCAAATATGCGAAATCTTAAGACAGTTGTTGATTTGTTGCAAAGGTTTGGAATTCCTTTGGATATTGAAACAGCTGGAGCTTTACAGACTAGCATCCATCATTTCAATCCAGAATATAATCCTGCAGTAAACGATCGTATGAATTCTGTTACGACGGttgttatacatatgtgtTTAAAGACAATGCTG cgTGCGGAATACGTATGTGCCTCTGCCATTTCTCCGAgtgatttaaaacattatgcATTAAATGTGCCGCTTTACACACACTTCACTTCTCCTATACGAAGGTATGCTGACTGTATAACTCACCGTTTGCTTCATGCAACGATCGCGGATAAACCTTTGCCAAAGAAATGGACAGTTGAATTGTGTTCCAA TTTTAATTTGTGA
- the LOC105674753 gene encoding DIS3-like exonuclease 2 isoform X2 has product MQEILKNQTSHNVQYVKGNLHVKPTSFKYPNHSYLDMEDKKEHDLLMIGSYNRNRAFDRDLVVACINPEYAWISYPKGKIQKTGRIVCILEKVHPRTAVGCLIKRNGLVLLRPRDLKIPMIIINPKSLVRFHFMVPELYETNKTLFENYLILVSIDSWKQEKYASGKILSIVGKVGEIEVELRTILLENNLDISPYKEELLKGLPGSDYVLTDSDLQDREDWRHECIFTIDSATAVDIDNAISCKVLGNGNYEIGVHISDVTHYLEFLSQLDVEVSKRATTIYMPHKAYHMLPEELIQLCSLAAGKDKLAFSVIWEMTPEAKIVKNRFAKTVIRSCCQMSYESAQAMIDNPEKLWPTDFLDIKGDHTISTLSDIINRLFKLSIQLQKIRFSNGALRLDQPKLQISIDDNLSKKHRFPMPTNFYLLEKKDSNSLVEEFMWQANITVATHLHTAIPETALLRIHRNPNMRNLKTVVDLLQRFGIPLDIETAGALQTSIHHFNPEYNPAVNDRMNSVTTVVIHMCLKTMLRAEYVCASAISPSDLKHYALNVPLYTHFTSPIRRYADCITHRLLHATIADKPLPKKWTVELCSKIAANCNVKKHSAQLAQEQSIELFFTYIIGRADAFEISEIEYTTATINYSMDYVPTLTINWKKPSKTQVIKLFSLVRIRLEKISEELRLKATFVRPI; this is encoded by the exons ATGCAggaaattttgaagaatcaaACATCAcataatgtacaatatgtaAAAGGGAATCTGCATGTAAAGCCCACTTCTTTTAAGTATCCAAACCATTCGTATTTAGATATGGAGGATAAAAAAGAGCACGATTTGTTAATGATTGGTTCATATAATAGAAATCGAGCCTTTGACAGAGATTTAGTTGTAGCATGTATAAATCCTGAATATGCATGGATCAGCTATCCCAAgggaaaaatacaaaagactGGTAGAATTGTTTGTATATTAGAAAAGGTACATCCTAGAACAGCAGTCGGTTGtttaataaagagaaatggaCTTGTGTTGCTACGACcaagagatttaaaaataccAATGATTATCATAAATCCTAAATCACTAGTGCGTTTCCATTTTATGGTACCAGAACTTTATGAGACGAACAAAACACTTtttgagaattatttaattctcgtTAGTATTGATTCATGGaagcaagaaaaatatgcatCTGG gaAAATTCTTTCAATAGTGGGTAAAGTAGGTGAAATAGAAGTGGAATTACGAACAATAttacttgaaaataatttagatatatcACCATATAAAGAAGAATTATTGAAAGGTCTTCCAGGCAGTGATTATGTATTAACGGATTCTGACCTACAAGATAGAGAGGATTGGAGACATGAATGCATTTTTACGATAGATTCTGCAACAGCTGTTGATATAGACAATGCTATTTCTTGTAAAGTTTTGGGCAATGGAAACTAtgaa attggAGTACATATATCAGACGTCACacattatttagaatttctttCTCAATTAGATGTTGAAGTGTCTAAACGAGCTACTACTATTTATATGCCACATAAAGCTTATCACATGTTACCGGAGGAATTAATTCAACTTTGTTCTTTAGCAGCTGGAAAAGATAAATTAGCTTTTTCTGTAATATGGGAAATGACTCCAGAAGCtaaaatcgtgaaaaatcGTTTTGCGAAAACTGTAATAAGGTCGTGCTGTCAAATGTCCTATGAGTCGGCACAAGCTATGATTGACAATCCAGAAAAATTGTGGCCTACAGattttcttgatataaaagGAGATCATACAATATCGACATTATCTGACATAATAAACAGATTATTCAAGCTATCCATTCAGCTGCAAAAAATACGATTTAGTAATGGTGCACTTAGATTAGACCAACCAAAGTTACAAATATCTATAGACGATAATCTCAGTAAAAAACATCGCTTTCCAATGcctacaaatttttatctgttggaaaaaaaagatagcaaCAG cCTTGTAGAAGAATTTATGTGGCAAGCAAATATAACAGTAGCTACACATTTGCACACAGCAATTCCAGAAACAGCTTTATTACGTATTCATAGAAATCCAAATATGCGAAATCTTAAGACAGTTGTTGATTTGTTGCAAAGGTTTGGAATTCCTTTGGATATTGAAACAGCTGGAGCTTTACAGACTAGCATCCATCATTTCAATCCAGAATATAATCCTGCAGTAAACGATCGTATGAATTCTGTTACGACGGttgttatacatatgtgtTTAAAGACAATGCTG cgTGCGGAATACGTATGTGCCTCTGCCATTTCTCCGAgtgatttaaaacattatgcATTAAATGTGCCGCTTTACACACACTTCACTTCTCCTATACGAAGGTATGCTGACTGTATAACTCACCGTTTGCTTCATGCAACGATCGCGGATAAACCTTTGCCAAAGAAATGGACAGTTGAATTGTGTTCCAA AATTGCAGCCAATTGCAATGTGAAGAAACACAGTGCTCAATTAGCTCAAGAACAGAGCATCGAGTTGttctttacatatataataggTCGTGCAGATGCCTTTGAAATTTCAG AAATAGAATATACCACTGccacaataaattattctatggATTATGTACCAACACTAACTATTAATTGGAAGAAACCGTCCAAAACGCAG GTCATCAAATTGTTTAGTTTGGTACGTATACGTCTAGAAAAAATTAGCGAAGAATTACGTTTGAAGGCAACCTTTGTGCGACCAATATAA
- the LOC105674767 gene encoding DIS3-like exonuclease 2: MSSSLPSKEQNATYDRITADETEEQAASSFSNTVQNNTSAQFSSTSKVFSSHKTKRYNAKNESVEEKRNNEDVQIPNVDEWMTKNLVTNLVSTHDIITKKDFVEKTKAHAETCKNVSNTDNILKECNYNRKEVVNDNKANKTKNKQENQTTGFLDYIPVSEMQEILINQTSHNVQYVKGNLRVNPTPYKYPSHSYLDMEDKKEHDLLIIGSYDRNRAFDRDLVVACIKPTKSWINYPDGKIQKTGKIVCILEKIHPRTAVGCLIRINKLVLLRPRDLKIPMIIINPESLPPLYLSQLDLYENFLFLVSIDSWEQEKYASGKYLSTVGKVGEIEAELRTILLENNLDISPYKEELLKGLPGSNYVLTESDLQDREDWRHECIFTIDPATAVDIDDAISCKVLDNGNCEIGVHISDVTHYLEFLSPLDVEVSKRATTIYMPHKAYHMLPEELSQLCSLAAGKDKLAFSVIWEMTPDAKIVKYRFAKTVIKSCCQMSYESAQAMIDNPEKSWPTDFLDIKGDHTISTLSDIINRLFKLSIQLRNIRFSNGALRLDQPKLQISIDANLSQKHGFPTPTNFYLDGKRDSNSLIEEFMLQANITVATHLHTAIPETALLRIHRNPNMRNLKTVVDMLQKFGIHLDIETAGALQTSIHRYNPEYDPAAVNDRMKSITMVIIHMCSKTMLRAEYVCASTISSSDLKHYALNVPLYTHFTSPIRRYPDCITHRLLYATIADKPLPKEWTVELCSKIAANCNVKKHSAKLAQEQSIEKFFTYMVGCADAFEDSAIVTYMKEDNIEVMLCDIGAKFKIDLKEIEYIATINYSVDYVPTLIINWKKPSKTQVINLFSLVRVRIEKITEELRLKAIFLRPI, from the exons ATGTCTTCAAGTCTTCCATCCAAAGAACAAAATGCAACATATGATAGGATTACAGCAGATGAAACAGAGGAGCAAGCTGCATCAAGTTTCTCAAATACTGTGCAAAATAATACATCTGCCCAATTTTCAAGTACATCAAAGGTTTTTTCAAGTCACAAAACAAAAcgttataatgcaaaaaatgaatcagtggaagaaaaaagaaacaacgaAGACGTACAAATTCCCAATGTTGATGAGTGGATGACTAAAAATTTAGTTACAAATTTG gtCAGTACTCATGatataataacaaagaaaGATTTCGTAGAAAAGACAAAAGCACATGCAGaaacatgtaaaaatgtatcgaATACAGATAATATACTAaaagaatgtaattataatagaaaggaAGTAGTAAATGATAATAAGgcaaacaaaacaaaaaataaacagGAAAATCAGACAACTGGATTTTTGGATTATATTCCTGTGTCAGAAATGCAGGAAATTTTGATCAATCAAACATCAcataatgtacaatatgtaAAAGGAAATCTGCGTGTAAATCCCACTCCTTATAAGTATCCAAGCCATTCATATTTGGATATGGAGGATAAAAAGGAGCAcgatttgttaattattggTTCATATGATAGAAATCGTGCTTTTGACAGAGATTTAGTTGTAGCATGTATAAAGCCTACAAAATCATGGATCAACTATCCCGatggaaaaatacaaaagactGGTAAAATTGTTTGTATATTAGAAAAGATACATCCAAGAACAGCTGTCGGTtgtttaataagaataaataaacttgTGTTGCTTCGACCAAGAGATCTAAAAATACCAATGATTATCATAAATCCTGAATCACTACCGCCTTTATATTTGAGTCAACTTGATCTTtatgagaattttttatttctcgttaGTATTGATTCATGGgagcaagaaaaatatgcatCTGG aaaatatctttcaacaGTGGGTAAAGTAGGTGAAATAGAAGCGGAATTACGAACAATATTACTTGAAAATAACTTAGATATATCACCGTATAAAGAAGAATTATTGAAAGGACTTCCAGGCagtaattatgtattaacGGAATCTGATCTACAAGATAGAGAGGATTGGAGACATGAATGCATTTTTACAATAGATCCTGCAACAGCTGTTGATATAGATGATGCTATTTCTTGTAAAGTTTTGGACAATGGAAACTGtgaa attggAGTACATATATCAGACGTCACACACTATTTAGAATTTCTTTCTCCGCTAGATGTTGAAGTGTCTAAACGAGCTACTACTATTTATATGCCACATAAAGCTTATCACATGTTACCGGAAGAATTAAGTCAACTTTGTTCTTTAGCAGCTGGAAAAGATAAATTAGCTTTTTCTGTAATATGGGAAATGACTCCGGATGCTAAAATCGTGAAATATCGTTTTGCgaaaactgtaataaaatcgTGTTGTCAAATGTCCTATGAATCGGCACAAGCTATGATTGACAATCCAGAAAAATCGTGGCCTACAGattttcttgatataaaagGAGATCATACAATATCGACATTATCTGACATAATAAACAGATTATTCAAGCTATCCATTCAGCTGCGAAATATACGATTTAGTAATGGTGCACTTAGATTAGACCAACCAAAGTTACAAATATCTATAGACGCCAATCTCAGTCAAAAACATGGCTTTCCAACGcctacaaatttttatctggATGGAAAAAGAGATAGCAACAG TCTTATAGAAGAATTTATGTTGCAAGCAAATATAACAGTAGCTACACATTTGCACACAGCAATTCCAGAAACAGCTTTATTACGTATTCATAGAAATCCAAACATGCGAAATCTTAAGACAGTTGTTGATATGTTGCAAAAGTTTGGAATTCATTTGGATATTGAAACAGCTGGAGCCTTACAGACTAGCATCCATCGTTACAATCCAGAATATGATCCCGCTGCAGTAAACGATCGTATGAAATCCATTACGATGGTTATCATACATATGTGTTCAAAGACAATGTTG cgTGCGGAATATGTATGTGCCTCTACTATTTCTTCGAgtgatttaaaacattatgcATTAAATGTGCCGCTTTACACACACTTCACTTCTCCTATTCGAAGGTATCCTGACTGTATAACTCACCGTTTGCTTTATGCAACGATCGCAGATAAACCTTTGCCAAAGGAATGGACAGTTGAACTGTGTTCCAA AATTGCAGCTAATTGCAATGTGAAGAAACACAGTGCTAAATTAGCTCAAGAACAGAGCATCGAGAAGTTCTTTACATATATGGTAGGCTGTGCTGATGCCTTTGAAGATTCAGCTATTGTAACATACATGAAGGAGGACAATATAGAAGTCATGCTTTGTGATATtggtgcaaaatttaaaatagatcttaaagaaatagaatatattgccacaataaattattctgtGGATTATGTACCAacactaattattaattggaaGAAACCGTCCAAAACGCAG GTCATCAATTTGTTTAGTTTGGTACGTGTACGCATAGAAAAAATTACCGAAGAATTACGTTTGAAGGCAATTTTCTTGCGACCAATATAA